The genomic segment GGATCCTGGGCCTATGGATTAGGCCCACAATCAAAGCTAGTAATTGAGTGACTGAAGATGATGCTATCCAAAGAAAACGATTGTGGGCCTAGATGCTAGAAGGCACATAGATTTTGAAGCTGTGCATggcaagaagaagaagaagaagaaaaaggagtaATGTCACATTTGGAATCTATACCATAGAAATGTTTGTAATATTTGTAACAAAACAATGTTTAAAGTGGTATGTGAagttttgttctttttattaatatacCCCAATGTCTAACACCAAATCTAGTGACCTGTCAATGGACTAACTCAAAATGCGTCATATGTTGTAAAATAAATGTCacatcaatttttaaattgataatTAAGATCTATTTatcgttaattttttttaaaaaaaagaaaatagaaaaaatagatttattttagaattttttttctttttctttttcctttcgtGCTCCCTCTCGATCTCCCTTCATGTTAGTCCCAATATGGTCATTACCGATTGGACCTGACCGAACGAGGTTTGGATCCAATGTCAATATGGTCAGAAACGAACTACAGACAAGTCAAAAACAACTTGAAGAATTCGGCTTATTTCAAGCCAATTTTTGCCAGTTTTGAGGTTGGTTTTTCGACCATATCGACGTTGGGTTCGACCAAATGCAGTTGGATAATGGTTAGATCCGGCGTGACATGAGGGATATTGGGAGACAAGAGGAAGgagagaaaagggaagaaggaaaaaaaaatgaatttaataaaaaatcatttttttcaaaaaataaaaattttaattaataagagTAATGCCACATGTTTGCATGTATTATCTATCTTAGTCATTGACTTGGAAACTAAACATAGTATTTATTTGATtacatgttttaatttaaaaaaaaaacacgtcgataattttttttaatcgtattaaatattaaaacatattgatagatgaaatgaaaattcatATATTACATTGAATATTTTCTCAAGAATGTACTACATTAAACATATTTCAAGCATGATATTatcacaaaacaaaataaaagagttTTGGATAAAAGAAGTACTAATTGTTCCCGTTTATATCATCTcttacacaaaaaaaaaaaatgaaggcaaaggttttttattttttttcggAAGCAGGATATTCTTACTAGTAGTGCTAATTGATCTTATCTTCAATCCCACTAACATGCTACAAACAGCTTAGCAATGCCATAATGCTAAAGATGTTCATCAAGATGTGCTTAATTAGCTTTTGTTGAGATTGTATTATATGCGTCAACTTCTTGATTCTTACATACttttggaaaaaggaaaacttcAACACACAATCTCTCTAAAGTTATTCTcttctcttaatttttaatcattcaCTCTTGCAAATACACAAGGAAATCAAGCAACTATAGCTAGCTCTCGACAATCCcgtgaagaaaaaaaatagtttttcttttttttttcttttttgaaatacaagagtaggattgaaagaaaattgaagaaccaaaaaaaaaaaaaacaagtgaTAGTAATGAATATATGCCCTTAAACGAGTTGGAATATGGTTCTGCCTTATGATGTTAAGCTTTgctttttatataaattttggtGAAGAATCACCCCTTCTTTGGGATAAGGGTACACAAACccaatatattataaaaaggaaaatagtaCTGGAATGGTTGCAGTGGCCAAACCAATTAATGTTACtgtttattaataaattattatttatttccaCTAATTTGGTTATGCCTTTTATTATTAGAATTGGTTACAATGATCAATttttttgactaaaaatattatcacgcgttgaaatctttttatatattatataatatatgtacGTATGTATGTACATATAAGTAAAAAGGGTTTCAAACACTTATgcaaattaataattacaaaaatgatTATAAATTGACTCGTGGTGCAAAGCAAAACCCTAATTATGCTGTGAAAACCAATGATAATGTCTGAAAATTGAGAAAAGAATTGACCCTCTCCAAAGAATAATCTTATTCTCCTTCTTATGAAAAAGGGAGATCATTATACAAATAGAGCGAGGAATAAGATGAGATATTGTGCTGGGACGCGGCCTGCCGTAGCCTAAATTCATCCTAGCCATGTTTTGGCCCTTAATCACAGACTTGGTTGGTTTAGCATGAACAAAATGCTTGTCCATTTCGGCACAAAagcaaaagatttttttaagctttaatTTGCAATCTACCCATTACCATCGTTAGCCCCTCCAATTGTGATGaacgaaaagaaaagaagagagaaaaaagcaGCAGCTTATAAGGAATTGCCATGTCCGAATTGCAGCAAATTCGCAGCTGCCAAATCAACACCAAATACTTTTTGAGGAGTGGGAATCTTTGCTTTGCTCTTCATCATTGAGCACATCTCTAGTCTATCCAACAAAGAGATTCCCAATACCATTCAACGACATCTATGGACTTCATGAAACTCATCCCATTATAGCTTGTTGTCAGCTCCTGGCTCtgaaaatggagaaaaaaaaagaaccctTCATCAAGAACAAAATTCCTGAAGCTTATCCAAAATCTTTAAGCCCTGTTGAATATTTCCCACTTACATGATTGATAAGCTCGTCAAGCAACCAACTTGAATTCCAAATATTTGCAATCTTTTATCATCCTGTAAGGGGTTGAGTGATCATCAAGGTGACTTTACATCACATACTCGCAAACAACAGAAATTAACCTAATTAAACTATAGATATGCAAGCCAAACCCaagtttttagtaagaaagaCTATCATTCATAGATGTTTTATTAGCCATGAGTTTCATTCAAGGAGGGGATATTTCTGTTGTGTCTGTTGAATCAAGCTTTGTTTGGTTATTTGTGAACTAAGggatggaaaaaaaaaaggcaataAGAAGTTAGGAAAGGACGAAAAGATCTTACATCGTTCTCATACCATTTTCCAGCATTTCCCTTTTCCTTTGAATCCTTCCATTCGCATTTtcattgaaatgaaaatgcaaATGGAAGCTTACTTAAAATTCTTTGGTATTTTTAACTTAATCCGATCCAGACAAGTTTCAGTATTGGTGGTCCCCTGGGGAAATGCATCCGAAAAATACATTACTGTACCCTTTCTACCCTAATTAACCCAATTAAATATCTCTTAAACAATTATTTTCCAGCTTGGCCCCGCTTGTATAATGCAAATTCCCCAACAAGATTATATAATAGAATATATTATTCCCAACTTGTCCACCTTTATTCCGGAAAAGAATTTTCTAATCCTCTGTGGCCATGTACCCAGGGGaatgaaaatagaataagGAAATagtaaaacatcaaaaaattttgatacgGGTAGTGGAACTGTAAGGATTAAGTCCAAACTTCGATGCCAACATTCTATTGGCTCAACAAGGTCAACCCAGCCATTCATTTGATAACAAATCATTGCTGGTGTGTTTCTTCAATGTACAAATCAGAGGATAATGTGGTTGGTGAAAAATAAGCACTCAACCATGGTGCAGTTGATGGTTGAGTACAATTCAGATTCCAAGTATACTTGCTTGATAGCGTTGTTTCAGAAGAGAATGAGGATGCTTTGGCCAAGTGGTTTCTATGTCAACTTGTGTCATAGTCAGGTCAGAAGCCAAAAAGATAGAGTgttgagaagaaaaaacacTGGCATCATTAATAGTCAAGGATTTGTCTGTGTGACGAATGAGTAACGTCTATCGTCAGAGCTCAGACAATATTTTGTAGCTGAATGCAGTTGACAATCCTTAGGTGAACAAATAACCTTATAGGATAGAGAAAAACCCAGTTTTACAATGAGGTGAGACTGTGAAAAGATTTAACGAATGACCCTTCACAAGTAACTGAGAAAAGTTGAGAAGGAATTACTATACAAGGTTGCGATTGTTCAAGTTTGTTTTTGGCGGTTGATTCTCACTCGTGGGAGCAAATTCCTGTTGTATCATGAGACGAAACTATGACATTAGCTTTATCTTTTGCAAGCAAACAGCTAACAGCATATATAGGAACCCATAAAATGATTCATGtctagtatatatatatatatatatatatatatatatatatattttaaaggCAGTGTCTTGCACATTATTGCACTACGTACAGCATTGCGAATCATAGTATCTGTCATGTAATGCCAGAAATGCAATTTGCTTTGATTAGAAAAATACATATCAGAAACATTGTACACATGGTCGTGCTTAAATAAATTAGTATATTGATGTAAGTGGCAATATTGCTAACCTACTTGCAAGCGTGTAGAACTTTGGGCTGTGGCCATCCAAGAGAAAGCAGGACTGATCACATCAAGAGGGCCTGATCGAGAGGGCATGCGGTGGTCAGGATCAGGTGCAGATTATTCTAACATCTAATCTGTAGAAAGTAGTTACAGTGATGTTATTCCTCTACATGAGCTAGTGGGGTATAAACATACAAGTAAAGCCTCTTTATGCAAAAGATATGCACAACACACACCTCTTTCCATCTCTCTCAGTACTACAGCACGAACCTGCTTTCTTTCAACACCTTATTACTGCTGCACCCAATGTTCCCCTCAATCAGCCCGTTTATATACTCTCTTCTCCACCTTCTTCTCTGCAACAACTGCCCTAATTAACTAccacttctttttctctttttaacaTAAGCTGCCtcttccctctctctctctctctttttcttgttctctttccttttctatGAGATGACACCAAAGGCTATTTTTCTGCTTCTAGTGTTGCTTAGTTTTGTGTTCTATTCTTCTGAAGCTACAAGACATGATCAGTCTCAGTTCTTCACCCTAATGAAAGCCTCTCTATCAGGAAAGGCCTTGTCTGATTGGGATGTGAGTGGAGGGAAAAATTATTGCAATTTCACAGGAGTTAACTGCAACGATCAAGGGTTTGTTGAAACTCTTAACCTCACAGACTGGTCACTCTCTGGCAATTTTCCAGCTGATGTGTGCTCTTATCTGCCAGAGTTGCGTGTTCTTGATATCAGCCGCAACAATCTCCATGGCAACTTTCTTAGCGGTATCGTTAACTGCTCTCTCTTGGAAAAGTTCAATATGAGTTCTCTATTCCTAAGAACAACACTTCCGGATTTCTCGAGAATGGCATCTTTACGTCTACTTGACTTGTCATACAACCTCTTTACTGGTGACTTTCCCATGTCGATAACTAATCTTACCAATCTCGAGGTGCTCTACGTCAATGAAAATGGTGAATTAAACTTATGGCAACTTCCGGAGAACATTTCCAAGCTGACAAAGCTCAAAGTTATGGTTTTCACGACTTGCAGGTTGAATGGTCGGATCCCAGAATCGATCGGGAACATGACATCACTTGTTGATCTTGAATTGAGTGGAAATTTCCTTTCAGGTCATATTCCTAAGGAGCTCGGGTTGCTGAAAAACTTGCAGCAGCTTGAACTATACTACAACCAACACTTATCCGGGACAATACCTGAGGAACTGGGAAATCTGACAGAGCTCATAGACTTGGACATGTCAGTCAATCAATTGAGTGGAAGCATTCCAGTGTCTATATGTCGACTTCCAAAACTTCGAGTCCTGCAGCTTTATAACAACAGTCTTACAGGAGAAATCCCAGGTGTTATTGCAAACTCAACAACCTTGACCATGCTCTCACTCTATGCAAATTTCCTATCGGGACAACTTCCACAAAATCTGGGCCAGTTATCAAGTATGATTGTTCTGGACTTATCAGAGAACAATCTAACAGGTCCATTGCCAACAGAGGTTTGCCGAGGAGGTAAATTACTGTACTTCCTTGTCTTAGATAACAAGTTTTCTGGAAAGTTACCTGATAGTTATGCAAACTGCAACTCTCTTATACGGTTTCGAGTTAGTCATAACTATTTGGAGGGCTCGATACCTGAAGAACTTCTAGGTCTCCCTCATGTTTCAATCATTGACTTGGCTGACAATAATTTTACGGGTCCTTTTCCAAATTCAATTGGAAATGCTAGGAACTTATCCGAACTGTTCATGCAGAACAATAAGGTGTCAGGTGTTCTACCTCCTGCAATCTCTCGAGCTATCAATCTGGTGAAGATTGATCTCAGTAACAATCTCCTGTCTGGTTCAATACCTTCAGAAATTGGCAATCTAAAGAAGCTAAACTTACTGTTGTTGCAAGGCAACAAGTTCAGTTTTTCTATCCCCAGCTCACTTAGTTTGCTAAAATCTCTCAATGTTCTTGATCTTTCCAACAATCTCTTGACCGGGAAAATCCCTCAGAGCCTCAGTAAATTGTTGCCTAACTCCATCAACTTTTCAAACAACAAACTTTCTGGCCCAATTCCTCTCTCATTGATTGAAGGAGGGTTGGTGGAAAGCTTTTCAGGCAACCCAGGTCTTTGTGCTCCAGTCCATGTTAAAAATTTCCCCATATGTTCACACCCTTACAACAAAAAGAAGCTAAATTCCATGTGGGCAATCATTATCTCAGTCATTGTCATCACTATTGGAGCTCTTCTGTTTTTGAAACGTCGTTTTAGCAAAGAAAGAGCTGTAATGGAACATGATGAGACGTTGTCTTCATCATTCTTTTCATATGATGTGAAGAGCTTTCATAGAATATGTTTTGACCAACATGAGATCCGTGAAGCAATGGTAGATAAGAACATTGTGGGCCATGGAGGATCTGGCACAGTGTATAGAATTGAATTGCGAAGTGGAGAGGTTGTTGCAGTGAAGAAGCTGTGGAGTAGAACAGAAAAAGATTCTGCCTCAGAAGATCAGTTGATTTGGGACAAAGGCTTGAAGACTGAGGTTCAGACTCTTGGAAGCATAAGGCACAAAAACATAGTCAAGTTATATTGCTACTTCTCAAACTTGGACTGTAACCTGTTGGTTTATGAGTACATGCCGAATGGAAACCTTTGGGATGCTCTTCACAAAGGGCGGATCCATCTGGATTGGCCAATTCGACATCAAATTGCACTAGGGATTGCACAGGGCTTAGCATACCTTCACCATGATCTGTTGCCACCTATTATTCACAGAGACATCAAGTCAACCAATATCCTACTGGATGTCAATTACCAACCCAAAGTTGCAGATTTTGGAATAGCCAAGGTTTTGCAAGCTAGAGGAGGGAAAGATTCTACCACTACTGTCATAGCGGGCACCTATGGTTACTTGGCCCCTGGTAATATTCTGATTCAActctattttaattaagatgTTTTCCTTTACAATACTAAGAGTTTCTTTATAACTTTATTCTGTTTTGAGTTTGAGTTTACATTTTGATTATGTTATTGCTCTTTGTTGGGACCTATATGCAGTTGTATATCAATATATGACAGTTTTAAGTACGTAGTTTTTCTGTTCTAAATTATCACATTAATTTCCTCAATATAGGGTTGCTTTTAAATATCCTGTAGAGAACTATACTTTAATAGTCATCAAGGATCATAGTAAATAGTCATATCCCTATTATATGTAGAAAACCTGAAACTGTAATCTATCATGTACATCTTgttaattcatataaatctaGTTTTTGGTTTactcaaaatatttaactaaATTTAATTGATGGCTTTGACAGAATACGCATATTCAAATAAAGCAACAACCAAGTGTGATGTCTACAGTTTTGGAGTGGTGTTGATGGAACTAATAACTGGGAAGAAACCAGTGGAGGCAGATTTTGGAGAGAACAAGAATATTGTATATTGGGTTTCAGGAAGGCTGGATACAAAGGATGGGGTTATGGAGGTCCTGGACAAGCGGCTTTCGGGGTCATTTAAGGATGAGATGATTCAGGTTCTCAGAATTGCCATGCGTTGTACAAGCAGGAATCCAAACCACCGTCCAACCATGAATGAGGTTGTTCAGCTGTTGATTGAGGCAGACCCTTGCAAATTTGATTCTTGCAAGTTGTCAAATAAGACCAAAGAAGCATCAAATGtcacaaaaataaagaacCAATCAGAAGTATGATCAGATCAGTGCTATATGATGGAGTTTTAGGTGAAGTAACATAGCATCTATAGAACCGTAGCGTCTTCTAAAATATTGAGAGACCAATCATAAAAGCtctttgttatttctttttcttcttctctttttttatttttttaaattttgctgATAAGTGGCTTGTagattctctctctctttttcttcctttttattttgtttttagctCTTGTAAGGACCTAAGGAATTTAATCACTATAACTGCTTTATGGTAACGCACAGCATCTGTATGAAATCATTGCATAGCTTTTGAAAGCTTTGTTTTCTCCTCTTtatctttgttttattttttcttttcatgagAGTGATACAGAGAAAAGAACACTTCAAAAAAGGCACCAGGGTGATTTGTAAGAGGCTTCTTTTTGGCACTGAAGTGGGGTTCCTGattctaattataaaaatggaGGCATGATTCCCCTGGGCAGGTCCACTCCATTCAAGCTATCCATTGAGAAGATGAATTAGCTTGATTGATTGAGGAGCATCTTTGTCTCTACATGTAACTAAGGGACAGACAAGAAAGCAGAAgcctttatatttttttgctttttcctGTTTCAGGTATTTCTCTTTAATTTCATTTGCTTTGCAAGTTTGCATTATTTGGTTGAAGTACAAGGCATTGAGGATTCAAAGGCTGCAAGCTTGTTTCACCGTAGATAGTGAGCCATGAACATCCCCACTCACAAGTTGatcacccttttttttttattaagggTATTTTGAGGAAGAAACAGCATTCCTCCATTTGCCTATGAAAGTTCATCTAACTATCTTAGCAACAAGTTTTCAGCAGCTAGTCTGCAGCTTTAGACTCAAGTTTCAACTAATATTAATAGATCAATATTCTCTGAGAACAAAACTGAAAATTGATTCTTCCATAGTGTGCATCAATCCATTTGCCCCTAGGAAAATGAGGGTTCTGGGTTTTAgttgtaaaatcattttttaaaaattcaggAATGTTGTGATCGAGACGTATCCTAATTAATAGTAAAATCTCTATGCTCAAAGCAAAGGATCTAACTTCTGGAGTACAAACTACATCCCTCCCCCCCAAAAGATcaactaaaaaaaaaccatCATGAAAGTCATAGTACACTGCTATAGGAACTAGATCATGTCCTAGACAGACATCATTGAGTTATTTGCATCAATGAATGCAAAAAAGCGTGTGCATATACTTGGCACTTGAGTTTGTGTTGTCTCAACTTTGTGAGTGGTTTGCGGGGTCCCCTAAGAAGAATGAGATTCATGGGGAGgaaaaaaactattttcttttggGCATGGTGGAGAGTCCATATAGAAAAGTGGAAAGCTATGACAATGGAATTGTTCTCAACCAAAAGACAGGGTACCAAAGCAAGCTTGGCCTTTCcaataggaaaaagaaaaggataaaaaagaaacaaagcttGGCCATGATATAAGAAGCTGCTTTCCAGGACAGAGATATCTTCCTCAAGTACCATACAGGAAGCAAAAGATAAAACACCAAGCAGACACAAACAGAAACAGTACATATTCATCCAAATCAATGACCACTGAAGTCAAAACTACATCAATTCTTCTGAAAATTACAGTTTCTAGAACAGCTTAATTATGCACACGAAAAAGAGGGGGGGAAAAAAGTACCTAATGATGACTTTTACTGAATCACATAGCAAATAAAGTTATCAACAAGTAGGAGACAAATGCCTGTTTTCACAATGATGGATTGCTGAGTTGAGTAGCCACTCTCTCCCTGAAATGATAGAGTAGAGGTAGTAAATTGGTAAGTGCGGGCTAAACAATTGACAgcagcaaaagaaaaatgtagaTGATGATGGGAATGACTGATTGCAacaccaaacaaaaaaaaagaaaaagacattgattatatataaaaaacctGATGTGCTAGTAACTATCTGTTGAAGTGGCTTAACAGGGCTGGCACTTTACAATGGTTGCTGAAAAAAGATGATGGCTGACATAGCCACATGTATTTTGACTCCATTGAAAGAGTAGTAGAGTTCACATTGAAATGGGTTGAGGTTGCTTTCAGCCAATGTCCCCAACAGGTGAAATCAAAATGTATTACATCTGATCCAGGTATTGTACACTTGGCAATTTAGAAAGATTCTGCTCAATGTAACAGGGTCACTACATAGTTTTCGCCCCTATTTGGAAGTGCAATCTTAAACATCCACACGGTAAAAACACATGGATGGTCCAAATTTTCCAGTTTAGCAATCACAAACAGATACtaaacaagaaaggaaaatgaacATCAGACCCTGAAAAGAAAACATCCAGTACAACTATTTAGGAAGCTTTTCATGAGGTCTGCTTTGATAGCTTTAAAGGCTTTGATGGGGCTTGGTTAGTCCAACTGAAACACATGTTGGACTTTGTTCTTGGGCTGGAGAAATTAAGGGCATTCTTTTCTTTGGGTCTTTGACACTTTCTGGATTAGGAAAAGGGTTTTAGAGTAACAGATCATGCATTCAATTCCAAAGGTTTGCATAAGAAAAAATGCAAGATAACTATAACACAATCAAGGGTAAAGATCCTGtctattattaaaaaatgtaGTAAAGACATAATTTATGAGTGAAATTTAAGATCataaattaagtaaaaagataaataaaaacaaattaaaaagtgGT from the Theobroma cacao cultivar B97-61/B2 chromosome 8, Criollo_cocoa_genome_V2, whole genome shotgun sequence genome contains:
- the LOC18591889 gene encoding receptor-like protein kinase HSL1, coding for MTPKAIFLLLVLLSFVFYSSEATRHDQSQFFTLMKASLSGKALSDWDVSGGKNYCNFTGVNCNDQGFVETLNLTDWSLSGNFPADVCSYLPELRVLDISRNNLHGNFLSGIVNCSLLEKFNMSSLFLRTTLPDFSRMASLRLLDLSYNLFTGDFPMSITNLTNLEVLYVNENGELNLWQLPENISKLTKLKVMVFTTCRLNGRIPESIGNMTSLVDLELSGNFLSGHIPKELGLLKNLQQLELYYNQHLSGTIPEELGNLTELIDLDMSVNQLSGSIPVSICRLPKLRVLQLYNNSLTGEIPGVIANSTTLTMLSLYANFLSGQLPQNLGQLSSMIVLDLSENNLTGPLPTEVCRGGKLLYFLVLDNKFSGKLPDSYANCNSLIRFRVSHNYLEGSIPEELLGLPHVSIIDLADNNFTGPFPNSIGNARNLSELFMQNNKVSGVLPPAISRAINLVKIDLSNNLLSGSIPSEIGNLKKLNLLLLQGNKFSFSIPSSLSLLKSLNVLDLSNNLLTGKIPQSLSKLLPNSINFSNNKLSGPIPLSLIEGGLVESFSGNPGLCAPVHVKNFPICSHPYNKKKLNSMWAIIISVIVITIGALLFLKRRFSKERAVMEHDETLSSSFFSYDVKSFHRICFDQHEIREAMVDKNIVGHGGSGTVYRIELRSGEVVAVKKLWSRTEKDSASEDQLIWDKGLKTEVQTLGSIRHKNIVKLYCYFSNLDCNLLVYEYMPNGNLWDALHKGRIHLDWPIRHQIALGIAQGLAYLHHDLLPPIIHRDIKSTNILLDVNYQPKVADFGIAKVLQARGGKDSTTTVIAGTYGYLAPEYAYSNKATTKCDVYSFGVVLMELITGKKPVEADFGENKNIVYWVSGRLDTKDGVMEVLDKRLSGSFKDEMIQVLRIAMRCTSRNPNHRPTMNEVVQLLIEADPCKFDSCKLSNKTKEASNVTKIKNQSEV